AGTCAGCGGTTAAACCTGTTCGAAGCATGGTTGAAACCCTAGGGGCGAGGGATCTCCCCGTGGAGGTTGCGCCTATCAACAGGATGCTGGGCTTAACCTCCCTCACTAGGTCGACGATGACCTGGCTGTATGGGTCGTCCCTGAAGTCCCTTAAAACAGGATGAGAGTAAACGTATACTTTCATCACACCGTATTTGAGGAGCTCTTGGGCGCATTCCTCCACGCCGTCGCCCAGCAATACGGCTACCAAAGGCTCCCCCAGCTTTTCAGCCAGCTCTAACCCCTTCCCCACCAGCTCGTAAACCACGGGCGCCAGCTTTCCCTCCCTCTGCTCAGCGAACACCATAACTCCCTTATACTGGGACAAATCCACCTCTTTTAGCTCCCTTCTCTCGATGGATATGGCTGAGACTGGACATCGGGATACGCATATTCCACAGAACCTGCAATCTTTGAACTCCGGATATCCGTCCACTAACACGACGCATCCGAAGGGGCAGACCTCAGCGCACAGCCCGCACTTCACACATTTCTCCTTTTCAACAGTGATCTCAGGCATCTCGAACACCCGTTTATAAGACCTTTAATTCCCTAAGCTTCATGTACAGGGTTTCCGCCTGAACCCTAGGGGGGCCTTCTATCGTCTCCCCCTTAGAGGGTGGTTCAGGAGTGAACACCTTGATCACCTGGGTCGGCGACCCATCCAACCCGTATCTTGACTGCTCGCCTTCCAAGTCTCCAGCCCCCCATTTCTTAATCTCCGCTTTCCTCGCCATCAACTTCGTTTTAAGGGATGGGAGCCTAGGCTCGTTTATTCCCTTCAACACCGTGATCAAGCATGGCAGGGGGCATTTAATCACCTCCACGCCGTCCTCTACAAGCTTCTCCACCACCAAGCAATCCTCAGCTATTTCGTTAATCCTGTTCACGTAGGCTACGTGGGGTATTCCAAGCTCCTGAGCCAGTCCAGGACCCACCTGGCCTGTATCTCCATCGGTGGTTTTCATCCCACATATGACCAAGTCGAATCGACCGATCTTCCTGATTCCGCAAGCCAACGTATAGGAGGTGGCGAGCGTGTCGGCGCCTGCAAAGGCCTTATCCGTCAACAATACTCCCTCGTCACAGCCCATCGCCAAAGCGTCCCTTACAGCTTCCTCAGCTTGAGGAGGACCCATGCTGATCACCGTCACCTTCCCCCCAACCTTCTCCCTGATCCTTAACCCCTCCTCAATGGCGTGGAGGTCGAAGGGGTTAATGACCGCTGGAACCCCCTCCCTCATCAAAGTCCCGGTTTTAGGATCTATTTTCACCTCAGTGGTCTCAGGCACCTGTTTCACGCAAACCACGATCTCCAATGTTAAATCCTCCTAACCGAGCCGAGTTGACACGTAAAGCCTAAGGTACATATGCCGCCAATAAATCTACCGGAAAAAAAATTATAGCAACCTTCACCATCCTCCTCCGATATTCGGTTCAGGAGATCTGGGAAACTTAGAAACGTTAAATAACGTTTCACCGCTATAACGTGTCGAATGGAGGTCGAAGGCGCTTTGCCATCATACGGTAAGGTAACTGGGGAGCTTTTAGACAAGTTGAAGAGAATTGTAGGCGAAGAAAACATTATTGTTGAGGGGCCTTCCATGAAGGATTACTCCCATGACGAGATGGCTGAAGAGATAGCGATCACCCATATGCCCGATGTGGTGGTGAAGCCGGGGAACGCCGAGGAGGTTTCAAGGGTGCTGAAACTCGCCAACGAGTATTTGATACCCGTCACTCCTAGGGGGGCTGGAACCGGACTCAGCGGTGGGGCTGTTCCAGTTTACGGCGGGATAGTTCTATGCTTGGAGCGCATGAACAGCGTTCTCGAAGTGGATGAAGATAATTTAATGATGACTGTGGAGGCTGGGGCTCCGTTGATGAACATCTACAAGGCGTTGGAAGGAACAGGCCTATTCTTCCCCCCACATCCTGGAGATGAAAGCGCTCAGATAGGAGCTTCAGTGGCCACCAACGCTGGGGGAGCGAGAACCGTGAAGTACGGGGTCATGAGGGACTACGTGAAGGGCGCTGAAGTTGTGTTGCCTACTGGTGAAATCCTGAACTTAGGTGGGAAGTTGATGAAGAACAATACGGGTTATAGCCTCCTCCACCTTTTAATTGGAAGCGAAGGAACATTGGCCGTCTTCACGAAGGTCGTTTTAAGGCTGCTGCCTAAACCCAAGGAGTCCATGATCCTCATCATGCAGTTCAACGAGGTGGGCGACGCCATATCCGCCGTCCCCGACATTTTAAAAAGCGGGGAGATACCTCTAGGACTAGAATACTTGGAGAGGCAGTGCATAACCCCTACGGAGAAGCTGACCGGGGAAACCTGGCCCGCCAAGGGAGAAGCCTTCCTGATGGTGGTAGTCGTGGGGAAAAGCGAAGACGAATTATACTCCATATGCGAGGATATAGCTAAAGTAGGGGAGCGTAGGGGAGCCTCAGACATACTGTTAGCGGACAAAAAGAGGGATCAAGACGCCATCATGAATATTCGAAGCAATATATACGAGGGATTAAAGCCTGAAACCCTTGAAATCCTCGACGTAGGCGTACCTCCAAGCAGAATCGCGGAGTTCGTTCGCACCGTCAAGAAGATTTCATCCGAAGAAACCGTGTTCTTGCCAGTCTACGGCCACGCGGCGGACGGCAACGTCCACGTCCACGTGATGAAGACTGGGCTGGGGGAAAACTGGAAAGACACGTATCTCCGAGTTAAACAAAGACTGTTCGAGGCTGGGAAGGCGCTGGGCGGCGTGATCACAGCGGAGCATGGAGTTGGAGCTCAGAAAATACCGGACCTACACTACACCCTAACAAGAAAGGAAATAGAGTTGATGAAGGCCCTTAAAAGGGTCTTCGACCCAAACAACATCATGAACCCGGGAAAAGTGCTACCGCCTGACCTGTGATCACGAAGCTAACTAAACCATTCCATGAGTTTAAATCTCCATCTAATCAGACTTGCCCTGAAAATGTTTAAGGGGAGGTATAAGGTTAAAGCGTTTCAGACTTGCTTCAACACGCCGGGTCGGCCGCAGTTAAACGCGGCTACCGGGCGATGTTAAGGTTTTCAGACGAATAAGCGCTCAGGGGAGGAATATGACAGAAAAACGGCAATTCGCGTCGTTGTTAGTCATCGTTTCACTCATCGGAGCC
The genomic region above belongs to Candidatus Bathyarchaeia archaeon and contains:
- a CDS encoding electron transfer flavoprotein subunit beta/FixA family protein, translated to MVCVKQVPETTEVKIDPKTGTLMREGVPAVINPFDLHAIEEGLRIREKVGGKVTVISMGPPQAEEAVRDALAMGCDEGVLLTDKAFAGADTLATSYTLACGIRKIGRFDLVICGMKTTDGDTGQVGPGLAQELGIPHVAYVNRINEIAEDCLVVEKLVEDGVEVIKCPLPCLITVLKGINEPRLPSLKTKLMARKAEIKKWGAGDLEGEQSRYGLDGSPTQVIKVFTPEPPSKGETIEGPPRVQAETLYMKLRELKVL
- a CDS encoding 4Fe-4S binding protein, with the translated sequence MPEITVEKEKCVKCGLCAEVCPFGCVVLVDGYPEFKDCRFCGICVSRCPVSAISIERRELKEVDLSQYKGVMVFAEQREGKLAPVVYELVGKGLELAEKLGEPLVAVLLGDGVEECAQELLKYGVMKVYVYSHPVLRDFRDDPYSQVIVDLVREVKPSILLIGATSTGRSLAPRVSTMLRTGLTAD
- a CDS encoding FAD-binding oxidoreductase — translated: MEVEGALPSYGKVTGELLDKLKRIVGEENIIVEGPSMKDYSHDEMAEEIAITHMPDVVVKPGNAEEVSRVLKLANEYLIPVTPRGAGTGLSGGAVPVYGGIVLCLERMNSVLEVDEDNLMMTVEAGAPLMNIYKALEGTGLFFPPHPGDESAQIGASVATNAGGARTVKYGVMRDYVKGAEVVLPTGEILNLGGKLMKNNTGYSLLHLLIGSEGTLAVFTKVVLRLLPKPKESMILIMQFNEVGDAISAVPDILKSGEIPLGLEYLERQCITPTEKLTGETWPAKGEAFLMVVVVGKSEDELYSICEDIAKVGERRGASDILLADKKRDQDAIMNIRSNIYEGLKPETLEILDVGVPPSRIAEFVRTVKKISSEETVFLPVYGHAADGNVHVHVMKTGLGENWKDTYLRVKQRLFEAGKALGGVITAEHGVGAQKIPDLHYTLTRKEIELMKALKRVFDPNNIMNPGKVLPPDL